One Scomber scombrus chromosome 4, fScoSco1.1, whole genome shotgun sequence genomic region harbors:
- the LOC133979647 gene encoding nuclear factor 7, brain-like — MAEKDAVLERYLSCHVCSETFRDPVSLSCRHKFCSSCLQTFWEQAKNKNCPICKRKSSKDNLLVDFTLKELADYFSERQKAGSSETEKGEKKVEVVCSKHQEEPKLFCKDEQRAVCPVCEFPFQQSHKVVPVEQAVSDLKDQLKSDLKPLQDKKNKYKQVEEIYNEMIQHSKKQLLSTEKQIRAEFNKLHQFLREEEEYRLAALREEEEQKGKTMSREMKRIQEQISSLSDSISAVEKDLQKHNVSFLSSYKPTQTRARAHWSLSDPQLVSGALIDEAKHLGNLSFRVWEKMKEKVHFSPVILDPNTAARSLYLSDDLTSVRQGDTKQQLPDNPERHTNYSNVLGSEGFSSGKHSWEVEVGDHPRWNVGLAKESFDRKGERKASPKYGIWCLMYDDGKYTNGLVKTVTVKKSLQRIRVQLDYDRGEVSFYDPEDETHIYTHRDTFTEKLFPFIEIGSAGDAKTIDIKICQTEISL; from the coding sequence ATGGCTGAGAAAGATGCTGTTCTTGAACGTTACCTGAGCTGCcatgtgtgttcagagactTTCAGAGATCCTGTGTCTCTGAGCTGCCGCCATAAATTTTGTTCAAGTTGTCTGCAAACATTCTGGgaacaagctaaaaacaaaaactgtcccatttgtaaaagaaaatcttcAAAGGATAATCTACTTGTGGACTTCACACTGAAGGAACTAGCTGACTATTTttctgagagacagaaagctggatcatctgagacagaaaaaggagaaaagaaggtggaggtggtgtgtAGCAAACATCAAGAAGAGCCTAAATTGTTCtgtaaagatgaacagagagctgtgtgtccTGTCTGTGAGTTTCCTTTCCAACAGAGTCACAAGGTGGTTCCTGTAGAACAAGCAGTCAGTGACCTGAAGGACCAGCTGAAATCTGACTTAAAGCCTCTACAGGACAAGaagaacaaatacaaacaagtgGAGGAAAtatacaatgaaatgattcaacACTCCAAGAAGCAGCTGTTGTCCACAGAGAAGCAGATCAGAGCAGAGTTCAACAAGCTCCACCAGTTcctgagagaggaagaagagtacagactggcagctctgagggaggaagaggagcagaaggggaagactatgagcagagagatgaagaggattcaggagcagatctcctctctgtcagacagtatctctgctgttgaaaaagacctgcagaaacacaacgtGTCATTCCTCAGCAGTTATAAACCCACTcagaccagagccagagcccATTGGTCACTGTCAGATCCACAGCTGGTCTCAGGAGCGCTGATAGATgaggccaaacacctgggcaacctgtccttcagagtctgggagaagatgaaggagaaggtcCACTTCAGTCCCGTTATTCTGGACCCAAACACTGCAGCCCGCAGTCTCTATCTGTCTGatgatctgaccagtgtgagacaAGGAGACACAAAGCAGCAGCTCCCTGATAATCCAGAGAGACACACTAATTATTCCAATGTTCTGGGCTCTGAGGGCTTCAGCTCAGGAAAACACagctgggaggtggaggtgggagacCATCCTCGCTGGAATGTGGGTTTGGCTAAAGAGTCATTTGACAGGAAGGGAGAGCGAAAAGCTTCACCAAAATATGGAATCTGGTGTTTAATGTATGATGATGGAAAATACACTAATGGTCTTGTTAAGACTGTCACAGTGAAGAAGAGtctccagaggatcagagtCCAGCTGGACTATGACAGGGGGGAGGTGTCCTTCTACGACCCTGAAGACGAGACTCACATCtacactcacagagacactttcactgagaaactcttcCCTTTTATTGAAATTGGATCAGCTGGTGATGCTAAAACCATTGATATCAAAATCTGTCAAACTGAGATTTCTCTGTGA
- the LOC133979648 gene encoding nuclear factor 7, brain-like, giving the protein MAEKIGLVESFLSCHVCSETFRDPVSLSCSHKFCSSCLKKFWEQAKNKNCPICKRKSSKDYPDVDFSLKELADSFVGKLKAGSSETEKGERKVEVVCSKHPEVPYWFCKDEQRAVCPVCEFSLHQSHKVVPVEQAVSDLKDQLKCDLESLQDKKNKYKQVQKTYNEMIEHSKKQLLSTEKQIRAEFNKLHQFLKEEEESRLAALREEEEQKGKTMSREMKRIQEQISSLSHSISAVEEDLQKHNVSFLSSYKPTQTRARAQSSLSDPQLVSGALIDEVKHLGNLSFRVWEKMKEKVHFSPVILDPNTAHGWLYLSDDLTSVRQGDTKQQLPNNPERNTNGPSVLGSEGFSSGKHSWEVEVGDHPDWNVGLAEESVDRKGVRKATPEYGIWCLKHRSGKYTDGLGKTVTVKKNLKRIRVQLDYDRGEVSFYDPEDETHIYTYKDTFSEKLFPYFSIGSVGDAKTTDIKIC; this is encoded by the coding sequence atggcTGAGAAAATTGGTCTTGTTGAAAGTTTCCTGAGCTGCcatgtgtgttcagagactttcagagatcccgtgtctctgagctgcagccacAAATTTTGTTCAAGCTGTCTGAAAAAATTCTGGgaacaagctaaaaacaaaaactgtcccatttgtaaaagaaaatcctcAAAGGATTATCCAGATGTGGACTTTTCACTGAAGGAACTAGCTGACTCATTTGTTGGGAAACTTAAAGCTGGATcatctgagacagaaaaaggagaaaggaaggtggaggtggtgtgcAGCAAACATCCAGAAGTCCCTTATTGGTTCtgtaaagatgaacagagagctgtgtgtccTGTCTGTGAGTTTTCTCTCCACCAGAGTCACAAGGTGGTTCCTGTAGAACAAGCAGTCAGTGACCTGAAGGACCAGCTGAAATGTGACTTAGAGTCTCTACAGGACAAGaagaacaaatacaaacaagtgcagaaaacatacaatgaaatgattgaACACTCCAAGAAGCAACTGTTGTCCACAGAGAAGCAGATCAGAGCAGAGTTCAACAAGCTCCACCAGTtcctgaaagaggaagaggagtccagactggcagctctgagggaggaagaggagcagaaggggaagactatgagcagagagatgaagaggattcaggagcagatctcctctctgtcacacagtatctctgctgttgaagaagacctgcagaaacacaacgtGTCATTCCTCAGCAGTTATAAACCCACTcagaccagagccagagcccagaGCTCACTGTCAGATCCACAGCTGGTCTCAGGAGCGCTGATAGATGAGGtcaaacacctgggcaacctgtccttcagagtctgggagaagatgaaggagaaggtcCACTTCAGTCCCGTCATTCTGGACCCAAACACTGCTCACGGATGGCTCTATCTGTCTGatgatctgaccagtgtgagacaAGGAGACACAAAGCAGCAGCTCCCTAATAatccagagagaaacacaaatggTCCCTCTGTTCTGGGCTCTGAGGGCTTCAGCTCAGGGAAACACagctgggaggtggaggtgggagacCATCCTGACTGGAATGTGGGTTTGGCTGAAGAGTCAGTTGACAGGAAGGGAGTCCGAAAAGCTACACCAGAATATGGAATCTGGTGTTTAAAACATCGCAGTGGAAAATACACTGATGGTCTTGGTAAGACTGTCACAGTGAAGAAGAATCTCAAGAGGATCAGAGTCCAGCTGGACTATGACAGGGGGGAGGTGTCCTTCTACGACCCTGAAGACGAGACTCACATCTACACTTACAAAGACACTTTCAGTGAGAAACTCTTCCCTTATTTCAGTATTGGATCAGTTGGTGATGCTAAAACCACTGATATCAAAATCTGTTAA